Proteins found in one Oryzias melastigma strain HK-1 unplaced genomic scaffold, ASM292280v2 sc01225, whole genome shotgun sequence genomic segment:
- the LOC112139497 gene encoding unconventional myosin-Vb has product MSPVLMTSELDWTTTVAVPCHVFHLEQEEYVREELAWKRIEFSDNQLCISLMEGQLGVFDLLDEECRMPKGSDASWVQKLYDQHLSSKPHPHFRKPRTSNSAFIVMHFADTVRYECQGFLEKNRDTVFDELINVLKASQVSRAPPLLCLSVCEAPPLPTCLCVKLRPFLPVSA; this is encoded by the exons ATGAGTCCAGTTCTGATGACGTCTGAACTGGACTGGACCACAACAGTGGCTGTTCCCTGT CATGTCTTCCACCTGGAACAAGAGGAGTACGTTCGGGAGGAGCTGGCCTGGAAGCGGATCGAGTTCAGCGACAATCAGCTGTGCATCAGCCTGATGGAGGGTCAGCTGGGCGTGTTCGACCTGCTGGACGAGGAGTGCCGG ATGCCCAAAGGTTCTGATGCCAGCTGGGTCCAGAAGCTGTACGACCAACACCTGAGCAGCAAGCCACACCCCCACTTCAGGAAGCCTCGCACCTCCAACAGCGCCTTCATCGTCATGCACTTCGCTGACACG GTGAGGTACGAGTGTCAGGGCTTTTTGGAGAAGAACCGGGACACCGTCTTTGATGAGCTCATCAACGTTCTCAAAGCCAGTCAGGTGAGCCGAGCTCCTCCCCTTCTCTGCCTGTCTGTGTGTGAAGCTCCTCCCCTTCCTACCTGTCTGTGtgtgaagctccgccccttcctgCCTGTCTCTGCATGA